The Vespula vulgaris chromosome 4, iyVesVulg1.1, whole genome shotgun sequence genome has a segment encoding these proteins:
- the LOC127063153 gene encoding cholesterol transporter ABCA5-like, producing the protein MDSCKVYWSQLRAMLVRNILLKKREKRKTIAEIFLPLYTLGILIVIKVLIPNPNYPAMTTQGHKSNIFEFFNGYENNTIAVVPNSTETLNFLNSMNTFWLSMWDFPEKLPLNFMIFDSKDDLQAAYWRDPYSVPLAVIFEDSQPITQRLLYEIRTNPSYTSPPSPLELYSAPVTCRKDTNHWMGGVLSIKTGGSCPVDNYLHSGFLALQMLMDITKIKLDTQHNYITIPHIKLEMFPKEAFTADWMLAFRVIIPLYMVLALSQFITYLLILIVGEKEKKIKEGMKIMGLKDSVFWMSWFIIYGVFVLLLSAVGVILLFTLQMFQHTHFLPIFLLVVLYSISIVMFAFMITPFFDNSRTAGVLGNFAVTILSLMYFIQVFINDSSSVSFWLVSLLSPTGVALAMDKALVLDLQGQGVNFDNLWCGPGIPFGGSLIMMTLDIFLYGYLAYYLDSVIPSEYGTKRSPWFCFTPGFWCQRKVQRVPSSNGESNSFIPGEETHRDVEPVIREMKGREAIRIVDLFKSYQKCRKPEIKAVNGINLTIYEGQITAILGHNGAGKTTLFNILTGLTSPTAGTALIFGYDIRDSNDMQMIRSMTGVCPQHDILFDLLTPREHLEFFAAVRCIPKSVIDYEVNKTLKDIDLVEKADTFAKYLSGGQKRKLSVGIAIIGDPKIIILDEPTAGVDPYSRRQMWSLLQSRRHGKVILLTTHFMDEADILSDRKAVISKGKLRCCGTSLFLKNKFGIGYHLTLVLEGNAREHAITRLVSSHVTKAEKARRHGRELSFILPHNSVENFASLFSAIEHEIKTRSSRLGISSYGVSMTTLEEVFLHLEKDEETECTMDNLSKKMVRNRALSRSLSLQSKSTSYQSLQNEGVIVQNDGQAKGAGDLPDGVHNDRNPPILGLGLDPIKIRPNFLQILYAMLRLRILRLFRNIQLLYFTIVAPLALIILGLYINSVQTVDIKMQSLELNSDTYGNRTKIVYFNNTNVDITSLIDSISHDVKHIDEYDGNYVNLLKIGPHIAAFNINEYNSLNMDLTIIYNDTMQHSLPILLNVLLNTYYRLIARKDDVPQIEIKTHPFQQTSQPQEFNIGAASSALFIGMDFVLLPITLAIDMVYDREIKAKNQLRINGLSFPMYFLTYFIVLVGLMTFICLCIVGIIFLFDVPSLQEPPALITLGTLLMLYCPSSILFSTCWSYIFDKMDSAQSILPNIATFLGLIPFLLVMFLDMLGVGGTAAFALHVVFSLLNTMYVPYAAVYYVDRVHLMCSINAACQHLTMSDYLTTEIILMAVGVLLHCPLWFFVLLLLDIKKSGGNITDTFKHFLRNDVSIGEEVMENSDVGDHEDADVKTERQRVFNLITSPSIQQSPVVLVQNLRKEYHQRETVSCSCCNRREEGSMQRKVAVRNLSLAVEPGEVFGLLGHNGAGKTTTMRIIIAEEAATRGRVQIDGYNIHSQMAEAFRQMGYCPQHDAQWKNITVREHLECYAAIRGVPSQEIKKIVDLYLSSLQIHEHADKQIQECSGGTRRKLSFAMAMVGGPKVVLMDEPSTGMDPRSKRFLWDTILASFQGNRGAILTTHSMEEADALCSRVGIMVKGELRCIGSTQHLKNLYGAGYTLEMKLFGGDCTPTMPSGDKLSALKQFVAGLFPDATLEESFADRLVFAVPQHAVNSLAECFMQLEKAKQELDIEEYTFSQTTLEQVFLKFSHYDESNSGE; encoded by the exons ATGGATTCGTGCAAGGTTTACTGGTCTCAGCTACGAGCTATGCTCGTGAGAAATATTCTTCTGAAGAAACGTGAAAAGCGGAAGACCATCGCG GAGATCTTCCTGCCTCTTTATACTCTAGGGATTCTCATAGTGATAAAGGTGTTGATACCTAATCCAAATTATCCCGCGATGACGACGCAGGGGcataaatcgaatatattcgaatttttcaatGGTTATGAGAACAATACGATTGCTGTGGTACCTAATTCGACGGAAACTCTC AACTTTTTAAATTCGATGAACACCTTTTGGCTGTCCATGTGGGATTTTCCTGAGAAGTTACCTTTGAATTTCATGATATTCGATTCGAAGGATGATCTACAAGCAGCTTACTGGAGAGATCCATATAGTGTACCTCTGGCTGTGATCTTTGAAGACTCTCAACCGATCACTCAACGTCTTCT ATACGAGATTAGAACAAATCCTTCGTATACATCGCCTCCTTCGCCTCTTGAACTCTATTCCGCTCCGGTTACTTGCCGGAAGGATACCAACCACTGGATGGGAGGCGTTCTGTCAATAAAAACTGGCGGATCATGTCCCGTGGATAACTACTTGCATTCTGGCTTCCTAGCGTTACAAATGCTAATGGATATTACGAAGATAAAG CTTGACACGCAACACAACTACATAACCATTCCgcatataaaattagaaatgttTCCGAAAGAAGCGTTCACAGCTG ATTGGATGCTGGCTTTTAGAGTCATTATTCCTTTGTACATGGTCTTAGCACTTTCACAGTTCATTACTTATCTCTTGATACTAATTGTcggtgaaaaagagaagaagattaaagaaggaatgaaaatTATGGGCCTGAAGGATTCTGTGTTTTG GATGTCTTGGTTTATTATCTACGGCGTCTTTGTCTTGTTACTCTCCGCCGTTGGAGTGATATTACTCTTCACTCTACAAATGTTTCAGCATACTCACTTTTTACCGATATTTCTTTTGGTTGTACTTTATAGTATTTCCATCGTCATGTTTGCCTTCATGATAACACCATTCTTTGATAATTCTCGT ACTGCCGGTGTCCTTGGAAACTTTGCTGTAACGATACTAAGTTTGATGTACTTCATTCAAGTCTTTATAAACGATTCTAGCTCGGTCTCATTTTGGCTGGTATCACTTTTAAGTCCAACGGGTGTTGCATTGGCTATGGATAAG GCCTTGGTCCTGGATTTACAGGGACAAGGAGTGAATTTCGATAATCTTTGGTGTGGTCCTGGTATACCTTTCGGTGGAAGTCTCATTATGATGACTTTAGACATATTCTTGTATGGTTACTTAGCTTATTATTTGGACTCGGTAATACCAA GCGAGTATGGTACGAAGAGATCACCGTGGTTTTGTTTTACACCTGGATTTTGGTGTCAACGTAAAGTTCAAAGGGTACCGTCGTCTAATGGCGAATCAAATTCTTTTATACCCGGTGAGGAAACACATAGAGACGTGGAACCAGTTATTCGCGAGATGAAGGGAAGGGAAGCTATTAGAATCGTAGATTTGTTTAAATCTTATCAGAAATGTCGTAAGCCTGAAATAAAGGCAGTTAATGGTATCAACTTAACGATTTATGAGGGACAAATAACAGCGATATTGGGACATAACGGGGCTGGTAAAACCACGTTGTTTAACATACTCACCGGATTGACATCGCCAACAGCCGGTACTGCTTTGATTTTTGGATATGACATACGAGATTCAAACGATATGCAGATGATCAGAAGTATGACAGGTGTATGCCCTCAGCATGACATTCTGTTTGATCTTTTAACGCCTAGAGAACATCTTGAATTTTTTGCCGCTGTACGTTGTATTCCAAAATCAGTGATCGATTATGAG GtaaataaaacgttaaaaGACATAGACCTGGTTGAAAAAGCAGATACTTTTGCAAAATACTTAAGCGGTGGTCAGAAGAGAAAGCTCTCAGTAGGTATCGCCATTATCGGTGATCCTAAGATCATTATCCTTGATGAGCCTACAGCTGGAGTGGATCCATACTCGAGAAGACAAATGTGGTCTTTACTGCAATCCAGAAGACACGGTAAAGTCATTCTTTTAACGACTCACTTCATGGACGAAGCAGATATATTGTCTGACAGGAAGGCAGTTATAAGTAAAGGGAAATTGAGATGTTGCGGTACTTCAttgttcttaaaaaataaattcggtATCGGTTATCATTTAAC TCTCGTACTCGAAGGCAACGCGAGGGAACATGCGATAACACGATTAGTATCGTCTCATGTGACGAAAGCCGAAAAAGCAAGACGCCACGGTCGAGAATTGAGCTTCATCTTGCCTCACAATTCCGTGGAAAATTTCGCCTCACTATTTTCGGCTATCGAGCATGAAATCAAAACGAGATCGAGTAGGTTGGGTATTAGTAGTTACGGAGTATCTATGACGACCCTGGAAGAAGTGTTTTTACATCTGGAAAAAGACGAGGAAACGGAATGTACCATGGACAATCTGTCAAAGAAAATGGTTCGTAATCGTGCACTTAGTAGATCGTTGTCCTTGCAGTCGAAAAGTACATCGTACCAGAGTTTACAGAACGAAGGTGTTATCGTTCAAAATGATGGTCAAGCGAAAg GAGCAGGTGATCTACCAGATGGAGTTCACAATGATAGGAATCCTCCTATTCTCGGCCTTGGCTTAGACCCCATCAAAATTCGGCCTAACTTCCTTCAAATTCTTTACGCCATGCTTCGCCTAAGGATACTCAGGCTGTTTAGAAACATTCAACTACTTTACTTCACCATCGTTGCTCCTCTTGCTCTAATAATCCTTGGTCTCTATATAAACAGTGTTCAAACTGTCGACATTAAGATGCAGTCTCTTGAACTTAATAGTG ACACCTATGGCAATAGGactaaaattgtatatttcaataataccAATGTTGATATAACGTCTTTGATAGACAGTATAAGTCATGATGTAAAGCATATCGATGAATACGATGGAAACTAcgttaatttgttaaaaatcgGACCGCACATAGCAGcatttaatatcaatgaatATAACTCTCTAAATATGGATTTAACGATCATATATAACGATACGATGCAACATTCTCTACCTATCTTATTGAATGTACTGTTAAATACTTattatag ATTGATAGCCAGAAAGGATGACGTTCCgcaaattgaaataaaaacacaTCCGTTTCAACAGACATCACAGCCACAAGAATTTAATATAGGTGCTGCCAGTTCAGCGTTATTTATAGGAAtggattttgttttattaccgATCACTTTGGCAATCGATATGGTTTATGATCGAGaa ATAAAAGCGAAGAATCAATTGCGCATCAACGGCCTGTCATTTCCTATGTACTTCCTTACTTATTTTATCGTCCTAGTCGGCCTGATgacatttatttgtttatgtaTCGTTggtattatatttctcttcgacGTGCCTTCGCTTCAAGAACCGCCAGCACTCATTACCCTTGGTACCCTTTTGATGTTATACTGCCCATCGTCCATTCTTTTCTCAACATGTTGGAGTTACATTTTTGATAAGATGGATTCCGCACAGAGTATTTTACCCAATATTGCAACGTTCTTAGGACTGATACCTTTTTTGCTTGTCATGTTCCTGGATATGCTAGGCGTTG GTGGTACAGCAGCGTTCGCTTTGCACGTGGTGTTTTCTCTGTTGAATACCATGTACGTGCCCTACGCAGCTGTATACTATGTAGATCGCGTCCATTTAATGTGCTCTATTAATGCTGCCTGCCAACATTTAACAATGTCGGATTATCTTACCACGGAGATCATATTGATGGCTGTTGGTGTATTGTTACATTGTCCATTATGGTTCTTCGTATTGCTCTTATTGGACATCAAGAAAAGCGGTGGAAACATTACCGATACCTTCAAGCATTTCCTG AGAAATGATGTCTCTATCGGCGAAGAGGTAATGGAGAATTCGGATGTAGGTGATCACGAAGATGCTGACGTAAAAACTGAAAGACAGAGAGTGTTCAATCTTATTACGTCACCTTCCATTCAGCAATCACCAGTGGTATTGGTAcag AATCTACGGAAAGAATATCACCAACGAGAAACAGTTTCTTGTAGCTGTTGTAAcagaagagaggaagggtcAATGCAACGAAAAGTCGCCGTACGAAATTTATCATTGGCCGTTGAACCAGGCGAAGTATTTGGACTTTTAGGTCATAACGGTGCTGGCAAAACTACTACGATGAGGATTATTATCGCAGAGGAAGCAGCGACACGTGGTAGAGTACAAATTGATGGATACAATATTCACTCTCAGATGGCAGAAGCATTCAGACAAATGGGATATTGTCCGCAACACGATGCTCaatggaaaaatattactGTACGAGAACATTTGGAATGCTACGCAGCTATTCGTGGTGTACCTTCGCAAGAGATTAAGAA aATCGTagatctctatctatccagtCTTCAGATTCATGAACATGCCGATAAACAAATTCAAGAATGCTCAGGTGGTACTAGAAGAAAACTTAGCTTCGCAATGGCGATGGTTGGAGGACCAAAGGTTGTTTTAATGGATGAACCTAGTACGGGTATGGATCCTCGATCAAAGAGATTCCTATGGGATACCATCCTTGCTAGTTTCCAG ggTAACCGAGGAGCAATTCTTACAACTCACTCAATGGAAGAAGCCGATGCACTGTGTTCCAGAGTCGGTATAATGGTCAAAGGTGAATTAAGATGCATAGGTTCGACGCAACATCTGAAAAATCTGTATGGTGCTGGGTACACTTTAGAGATGAAACTTTTTGGTGGCGATTGTACTCCAACTATGCCTTCCGGTGATAAATTATCTGCATTAAAGCAATTCGTTGCTGGTCTCTTTCCTGATGCAACGTTAGAAGAAAGCTTTGCAGACAGATTGGTCTTCGCCGTTCCTCAACACGCAGTGAACTCGCTGGCCGAGTGTTTTATGCAGTTGGAGAAGG CCAAACAGGAACTGGACATCGAGGAGTATACTTTCAGTCAAACTACCCTGGAACAGGTGTTTCTCAAGTTCTCTCATTACGACGAGAGCAATAGTGGTGAATGA
- the LOC127063169 gene encoding tubulin polyglutamylase complex subunit 2, with translation MDSRASETMSFFVDVVTEDSFYENLTLGVVKILENSPCVKNVRVNRRNGCERNAIVNWEQRHGCVLPEDVKNFYASIDGFLLQWNLEIAGEEFPVGRMEIGKLSSLKRYLGVGKDRQSGTTTSLASEEGGDIEPEVEILVGSTEDVVAGNSKIHTVNPRGSKLFEIARCFPTTLDARVYLVYTNKAEQTSPEIWLHQETADRWYHLAEDFTKYFRMMLVHLGLPLWQCCVVGLPLPTWVEQVYFLVGPHLLPNIIEPTETISSSLWNNGPTNLLDPNIFKGKENKQRNPRKK, from the exons atggaTTCACGAGCCAGTGAGACAATGTCATTTTTCGTCGATGTCGTTACCGAAGATTCATTCTACGAAAACCTAACTTTAGGTGTCGTCAAGATTCTCGAAAATTCACCATGCGTTAAAAACGTTCGCGTCAACAGACGAAACGGTTGCGAACGAAACGCCATTGTGAATTGGGAGCAACGACACGGCTGCGTGTTACCAGAAGACGTGAAGAATTTCTATGCCTCGATCGATGGTTTTCTACTACAGTGGAATCTCGAGATAGcag GCGAGGAATTTCCGGTAGGGCGAATGGAGATAGGCAAGCTGTCGTCCCTAAAACGTTACCTCGGCGTTGGGAAGGATCGACAAAGCGGAACGACGACGAGTCTGGCCTCGGAGGAAGGAGGGGACATCGAACCGGAAGTTGAGATACTCGTAGGGAGTACCGAGGACGTTGTTGCCGGTAACTCGAAGATTCACACGGTTAATCCTCGCGGTTCGAAACTCTTCGAGATAGCTCGATGCTTTCCCACAACTTTAGATGCGAGGGTGTATTtggtatatacaaataaagcTGAACAAACGTCGCCTGAAATTTGGCTTCATCAGGAAACTGCAGATCGATGGTATCATCTGGCTGAGGATTTCACCAAATACTTTCGTATGATGTTGGTCCATCTTGGTTTACCTCTTTGGCAATGTTGTGTCGTTGGCTTGCCTCTGCCAACCTGGGTCGAGCAAGTCTATTTCTTGGTCGGGCCTCATCTCCTGCCAAATATAATAGAACCAACGGAAACAATTTCTAGTAGTCTCTGGAACAATGGTCCTACCAATCTACTCGatccaaatattttcaagGGTAAGGAGAATAAGCAAAGGAACCCGAGAAAGAAGTGA